Genomic segment of Chloroflexota bacterium:
CGAGTGTTGCTCGATGGCGCCGATGCAGAAGAGCGCCGTATCGCAGCCGCTTTTCTCGACCTCCTCGAAGGTAGAAGCCCAACTTAAGAAATCTTCGTCCTGCAAGTCGTCGAACCAGTGATTCTCGCTCATTGTTCCTTCTTTCATATTTCAACTACCAAATGCAGTCCATAAGACCATGCGCACTACCCAAATCATGGGAATCCCACGTCTTACCAATACACCAAGCAAGAGTCAGTCTGTTCCCGCCGAGCCGGGAGCAATCGGGCCTCTGCGTTGAGAATCCGTTGCGCAACTCTACAGTGAGTATCCATCCAGGCCGTGGCGGCAAAGAAGACCCCTCACCCCGGCCCTCTCCCCAAGGAGAGGCAGTTTTCTCGCCTGCGGGTGAGTTACGCAATGGTCACCCTATGGGGAGGGTGTCATTCTTGTCCCGCTGCGTTGGGCCCGGCAAGAGTCTCCCCACGGAGAGGGAATTCCATCTCCTCGCTTCGCTGGGCTTCGGCCCTTGCTTCGCTGGCTCTCGGATGGGTCACACTCGGGAGTGGGCGGATTCTTGCCGCTGGCTATTCACCGCCAAACTGCACGGGAATGGTCACACCATCGAACTTCCCATCCTGCGCGTCAAAGTCGCCGACGAGCAGAGTCCCCGTACCTGTGCCGGCGGGGATCTCTAGCTCCTTAGAGAAGTATCCCCATGCCTCGATATAGTCGGTAGACGTGACAATTGCCCGGTCAATTTCCTTGCCGGCGCTATCTTGCAGGATGATGACGTTATTCGCTTCGAAGTTCCGGGAGTATCCACTGACCGTCACTGTGCCCTGTAGGGTGGCGCCGGGTCGCGGCGTGATGAGCACCGTGTTCTTAGCGGTGGCGGGGAGAATGTGGGTATCATCACCGCCGGGAGCCACGTCAATCACCAGCCGCAGCGGGTCGCGCACTTCCTGCACGCGGACCTGGTACTCAGCCGGTATGAAAACATCCACGAACAGGCTGCCGTCCGGCGCGCGGACAACATACACATGCGTGAACCAGTCGAGCTTGTCGGCCACTTGCGCGTCGGTAAACGCGGTCTCGGTCACGGTGGGGAGATGAATG
This window contains:
- a CDS encoding Gmad2 immunoglobulin-like domain-containing protein — translated: MTISRLRWIAGIMALSLALLLSACGATESTEELQSDETSAAGAATPAAQTATKSTAPATTTAESGEAVTPDARIAGIRFGQHPEFDRLVIDFAIDQGSANAVPHWLIEKAPGEGVLRIHLPTVTETAFTDAQVADKLDWFTHVYVVRAPDGSLFVDVFIPAEYQVRVQEVRDPLRLVIDVAPGGDDTHILPATAKNTVLITPRPGATLQGTVTVSGYSRNFEANNVIILQDSAGKEIDRAIVTSTDYIEAWGYFSKELEIPAGTGTGTLLVGDFDAQDGKFDGVTIPVQFGGE